Sequence from the Candidatus Krumholzibacteriia bacterium genome:
CAGGGCTGGTCCGTCGGCGCGGGTGGAGGCACGGAGGAGCTTTTCATGGGGAACGCGCGCTATAGCGGGCGGATCGCCACGGGACTCCACGCCAAGGCCTGGGTGCAGTACCACGAACACGACGATTTCGTCGAACCGGACGGACAGGATGCTGCCGATGGCTGGGACCTCGGACATGGTGGTTTCGGCCTGGACTGGGCGCTGGGAGCCACCCACCTGCTGTCGTTCCAGGGGGAAATCTACGCCGGCGACATGGGGAACACCATGACGCTCGCGACGCCCTCGCCGCCCTTCGTCGCCACTACCGAAAGCACCACCGAGGTCGGCGGTGGACACTTCCTGGGCAGGTGGGTCCAGGCGCAGTCGCCGCGCTCGCGCACGACGCTGCAGGGCACCTTCGATCGCACCGAGCGCCGGGGCCCTCTCCTGGATGAGGAACGCAACACGCTGGATTTCGACTTCGAGCACGAGCTCGGCGTGGCGAGCCGGCAGCAGCTGGTGTGGGGCTTGGGCTACAGGCTGACACGAGACGACATCGGCAACAACTTCGTCTTCAGTCTCCAGCCGCCGCAACGCAGCGACGATCTCTTCAGCGCCTTCCTCCAGGACGAGATCGCTCTCGTTCCCCAGAGGCTCCGGCTCACGCTGGGATCGAAATTCGAGCACAACGAATACACCGGGTTCGAGGTCCAGCCGAGCGTGCGGCTGCTCGCCACACCGGACTCGCAACTCACCGCGTGGGGCGCCGTGTCGCGCGCCGTGCGCACGCCGACGCGGGTCGAGTCCGACGTGCGCCTGGTCGTCGGCGCTTTCCAGGACACGACGCTGCACCTCATCGCGCTCACCGGCAACCCGGAACTCGAATCGGACGAGCTCCTCGCCTGGGAGGCGGGTTTCCGCCTGCTGCCGGTGCCGTGGTTCTTCCTCGATACGGCAGCCTTCTACAACGACTACGACCAGCTGGTCACGGTGGAGCCCGAGTCCCCCCGCAGCGAAGGCACGCCGCCCCCTGCGCATGTCCTCCATCCCCTTCGCTTTGCCAACCTCGGCTCGGCCCGCACCTGGGGAGTGGAGGTGGTCGCGCACTGGCAGGCGACGGAGCGCGTGCGTTTCCACGCCGGCTACACCCGGCTCGAGGTGGACATCGACCGCGATCCGTCCAGCCTGGACAGGAGTAGCGACGCCGCCGAGGCCAACGATCCGGAGCACCAGTTCCAGGTCCGATTGCAGCTCGATTTGCCCCAGCGCCTGGACCTAGACGCCGCGGTCTACTACGTGAGCGAGCTGCCCGGCGTCGAGGCGCTGCGACTCCCGGCCGTTCCCGCCTACACGCGGCTGGATCTGCGACTCGAGTGGCGTGCGGCCCCGCAAGTGCAGCTCTGCGTCACCGGGCAGAATCTCCTCGAGCCGAAGCACCCGGAGTTCCGCGGCATCATCACCAGCTCCAGAGCCACCGAGGTGCAGCGCGGCGTCTACGCCAAGGCGTCTTGGCGCTACTGAGGTTCGTTGCCGTTTGGCAGCTCGAGTACGACCTCGGGTGATTTTTCGCAATTCGTTTGTTCCCCTTTGTCATATGTTTTTGTGCTGCGCAAAATGACCCAATCGTTATTGTTGCGAAATCTCTGGGCATCATGCAAAAATAAGCCATGGCGTCGGCAATCATGCCCAGCAGCTACGGGACGGCGCAGCATTGCCGGGAGCGCGGATCGCGCGCCGCACGCGCATTGCTGGTTTGCACACTCGTGTTTCTGCCTTGCACGCTGCTGGGTGCGCGCGCTTGGGGAGCAGGGGATGCAACCGGCGGCTCCAGGTCCATCGAAGCCAACGAGACCATCATCTTCTCGGTCACCGGCGACATCCCTTACAGCAACAGCGAAGTGACCGTCTTCCAAGAGCAGGTCGACGAGCACAATCTCTTCAGTCCCTCGGAGTTGTTGTTCCATGTAGGCGACATCAAGTCGGGCAGCGAGAGCTGTTCCGAGTCGCGTTACCGTACCGTCGCCGATATTCTCAAATCCTCCGACGTGCCGGCGTACATCGTCCCGGGCGACAACGAGACCACCGATTGCTCGAGCCCATCCACAGGCATGACCTACTGGAACAGGTACTTCTTGGATCTCGAATTGAATTGGCCCTGCTCGTCTTCCACGTCGCGGCAGAGCGGGCGCCGGGAGAACTTCGCCTTCGTCAAGAAGGGGATCCTCTTCGTCGGCATCAACCTCGTGGGCGGGAGCAACTCCAGCACCATCATGCAAAACGACGCCAGCTGGGTGAGCCAACAGCTGCAGCAGCAGGTTGCCAACGTGCGCGGCGCCGTCATTGTCGCTCAGGCCGGCCCCGGGGGCAATCGCAGCACCTTCTTCACCCCCTTCGTCAGCGCCGCCAAGACCTTCGCCAAGCCCATTCTCTTCATCCACGGAGACGGCCACAGCTGGATCAAGGACAAGCCCTTCTCCGCCAGCAACGTCACGCGCGTACAGGTCGAGGCGGGAGGGAATGAGATCCCGGTGCAGGTGACGGCGCCGCTGTCGTTGACGGACTTCGTGTTCCTGCGCAATCCATGGGACAGCCACTCGAGCCCCGTGTCCCGGCCCCCTTGCACGAGCGGGCCGCCCCCGACGCTCACGATCTCCGATGCCAGCGTCGATGAAGGGAATGCGGGCACGGTGAACGCCGTGTTCACGGTGACGCTGGCCAATCCGAGTGGCACGAGTGTGAGCGTGAACTACGCGACGGCGAACGGGTCGGCGCAATCGAGCCAGGACTACACCTCGACGTCCGGCTCGCTCTCGTTCAGCGGCTCCACGACCTCGAGGACCGTCTCCGTGGTGATCCAGGGCGATACCGTCGACGAAACCGACGAGACCTTCTTCGTGAACCTCTCGAGTCCGAGCAACGCCACGCTGGCCGACGGACAGGGCCTGGGGACGATCCGTGACGACGACGGCGGCAGCACCCCGCCCGGAAGCACCGTCGTCCTCACGCCTGTCGCCGACGCCCACATCCTGGTGGGGAGCACGAGCAACTTTGGAAGCGCGACGGAGCTGCGCGTCAAAGCGGACGCCAGCATCTACCACGCCTATCTCAAGTTCCAGATCTCCGGCGTGGGCGCCGTACAGGCTGCTCACCTGCGTCTTTTCGTCACCGATGCCACGAGCGTCGCCGGCACCGTGCATTCCGTTTCGAACAACTATGAAGGTACGTCCACGGCGTGGCAGGAGTCGGGTCTGAACGGGAGCAACGCCCCCAGCATCACCGCGCCGGCGCTCGCCTCGCTCGGGAGCACCGCGACGGGCACCTGGATCGAGTTCGACGTCAGCGCCGCGATCGCCGGCAACGGCACTTACAGCTTGGCGCTGCAGAGCCCGGCCACCGACAGCGGCTATTACAGCTCGAAGGAAGGAACGAATCCGCCGCAGCTCGTGCTGGACCTGCAGAGCTCCACTCCGAGCAACTCGCCCCCCGTGGCGAGCAACGACAGCTATACCGTGGTCGAGGACAACGTTCTCAGCGTCACGGCACCGGGAGTGCTCGGCGACGACAACGACCCCGACGGCGATCCGTTGACCGCGGTGGTGGTCACCTCCCCCGCCCACGGCAGCCTGTCTTTGCAGGGCAACGGTGCCTTCACCTACACGCCGCAGGCCAACTACAACGGCAGCGATGCCTTCACCTACGAAGCGCGGGATGGCCGGGGGGGCACGGACCAGGCCAACGTCGCCCTCACCGTGACGTCCCAGCCCGACGCACCGGTGGCGGCGGGGGAGAGCTACACCGTCCAGAGCGGCGGCAGTCTCGACATCCCCGCTCCGGGCGTGCTCGGGAATGACAGCGACGCCGACGGAGATGCCCTGACGGCGGTGCTCGGCGCGAATGTGGCGCATGGCAGCCTGCTGCTGCGCAGCGACGGTTCCTTCACCTATTCGCCGAGTGCGGGCTTCAGCGGCTCGGACCAGTTCACCTACCGCGCCAGGGACGCCAGCCTGCAGAGCGTCGAGACCACGGTGGCGCTCTCCGTGAGCGGCTCTGGTTCTGGTTCGGGACCTGTCACCTTCAGGGACGTGCAGACGGGTGGCTCCATAGCTCTGGCCACGGTGTCCACCACCGGCACGGTGAGCGGTGTCGCGGGAGATCTCTTCCTCGCCTGCATCGGCACCAAGCCGAGCCGTAGCGTCACCGGCGTCAGCGGTCTCGGTCTCAGCTGGTCCCTTGTCCGAGCCCAGTGCGGTGGCCGTGGCCAGACCGGCATCGAGATCTGGATGGCCCGCGGCACACCGAACCCCAGCAGCGTGACGGCAACGTTCGCCTCTTCGCCACAAGGCGCCACGATCGCAGTGGCCCGCTATGCCGGGAGCAATGCCTCGTCACCCATCGGGAACGTTGTCTCGGGGAACACGAACGGTGTGGGCGCGGCCTGCAGCAACGGCATCGACACGCCGTCCTATTCCTTCCCGGCTTCCACGCAAACTGGCATGACGCTCTTCGGAGCCATCTCGTGTCGGGATCATGCCCACACACCAGGGAGCGGTTGGACGGAGCGGGCGGAGTTCCACCACGGCGCGAGCGGCAGCGTGGCGGGAGTGGCCGTCGTCGACCGCCAGGCCGCCGCGAGTTCGCAAACGTTCGACGGCACCTTCGATGGCACGACGGATTGGTCCGCCATCGCCGTGGAAATCCGTGGTGCTGGCCCTGCAGCGAAGACGGCAACGACCGAGGGCGCCGAGGTGACGACCTTCACGCGACTCGAACGCATCATGCCCAATCCGGCTGGCCAGTTCGCCACCCTGGCCTTCGAACTCTCCGCGGGGGGACCAGTGGAGATCGCGGTCTTCAATGTCCGCGGCCAGCGCCTGCGCACCTTGGCTCAGGACGTCCACCCGGCTGGGCGCTACCAGGTGCGCTGGGACTTGCAGGATGCCGCCGGTCAGCGCGTTCCCGCCGGTGTCTACTTCATTCAAGCCCACCTCGGCAGCCGGTTGCTGCAGCAGAAGCTCGTCGTCCAGCGCTAGCGAGCCGGTCGGAATGCAGTGATTCCAAGCAGTTGGGGTGTTCGCCGACTTCCGGGTCCGGCTCCTGCTTGCCAAAGCTGATATGCTGGGCAAGTCCGCGATGAGGGACGCTTCTGAGCCGAAGGAGAACGCATGGGGCTGGACGTCGAGCGTCTGGGAGACGTGGTCGTGGTCATTCCCGAAGGAATGCTCAAAGGGGGCAAGGAGACGGAGGATCTCCGCAACGCGCTGCGGAAGCTGGTGGACGACGGGGAGAAGAAGATCCTGCTCGACCTCGCCCGCACTTCCTACATGAGCAGCATGCCCTTCGGCGTCCTTGCCTCGGTGCACCGGAGCGCGGTGAGCAGCGACGTGCAGTTCTGCCTCTGCAGCGTCAACGAGCGCATCCAAAAGGTGTGGTCGAGCATCCTCAACCTGGTGAAGCCGCCGCTCGAGCTCTACGAGACGCGAGCGGAAGCGCTCCACGCTCTCTCCCGTCGCTGAGCGACAGGGTGCTCTCGTCGCGAGCCCCGCTGCGCCTGGCCTACCAACCCGACACGGCACGGATCATCGATACCGGCATTTGACCTGTGCCCAGGTGGGAGCCTTGGCGGGGACCGGAGCCTCAATGCAATAGACGTGTAGATCCGGAGCGGAAAGGGCAGTGAAGTCGAGACCCACGGGATCGGCCGGCACGAGGTAGCGGGGGCCGCTCCCCAAAGGCAAGGTCTCGACGGTGGTGACCCGCACTCCCTTCACGCAACCGACGAGCCGCGAGCCGCGGTCGAAGATGCCGGTGAGAAGGAGGCTCGTGCGAGCCAAGCTCGCCACGTCGAGATGCATCACGTGCGCCGAGAAGCCGGCGTCGGTCACGATGCTGCCATAGGTCGGGGGAACGACATAGTTCGCCGTGGGCTCCACCACGATGGCTCCGGAGGCCTGGAGCGAAGGCGCCGACCAGGTCGCGCTCTGCAGCGTCCAATCATCGTGCCACTCGGCCAGGATGGGATCGTCGCAGGTGACCTGCACCACGGTGCCCGGGGTGACCGCCACCGCCTCCGCCTCCCGCGAGCAGAACCGCGACGCCTGGGTAAGCGAGGCCACAGCCTGTGGTGGTGAGAGCGAGTGCCCAGAGAGATCCCCCAAGTCGGCCCACGTCGCGCGCCTTCATGAGCATCACCTCTTGCTCGCTAGCAGCTCCTTTACGTCTTGAGCTCGGAGAAGGAGAAGCTCCGCTGCACCTGCTCGTGCTGCGTTCCGTCCACCTCGACGTACGGATAGACGAAGAAGTTGAGCCGCGTCGCGGCGGGGGGCTCGAGCTGCAGGTCGCGCCCGCGGGTGAACTCGACGCGGTTGGCGTCGAGGCCGCCGAAGAAGGCCTCGCGCTTCTCCGGATGCTTGCTCGCCTCGGAGCTGTCCACCGGCAGCCAGCCGATGCCCTCCACGTACATCTCGGCCCAGCAGTGGTATCCCGGGATCTCCCCGGAGGTCTTGTCCTCCGGCAGCGGGAAGCCCATGACGAAGCGCGCCGGGATGCCGCTCGCCCGGGCCAGACCGATGATGAGCGAGTGGAAGTCGGTGCAGTTGCCCTTGCGAGCGTCGCAGGCGTAGAGCGCGTCGCCGCGCCCCCAGCCTTGGCCGCTCTTGTCGTAGGTCATGGTCGTGGTGACGTAATCGTAGATGGCGCGGGCCTTGTCGATCGGCGTGGTGGCGTCGCGCGTCACCTGGCTCGCCAGCGAAGCGATGATTCCGTCGATCGGCACGAGGGCGTTCGCTTGCAGGTCATCGGCTTCCGGGGGCCTAGGGTCGGCGCCCGCGTGCTTGTCCGAGAGCACGTTGTAGGCCTGGCGCGCCACCCGGGCGGCGAACTGGAGCTCCAACGTCCGAGGCAGTGGAGCCTTCGCGCTCAGGTGCAGCACCCGGTTGCCGTAATGCTTCTCTTGCGTGATCTGATACTCGAGAGGACAGGTCACCTGCAGATCGAGCACTTCTTGATGCCGGTCGGTCCGGGGCACGGGAACCCAGAGGGACAGGGTGTGGGCGCCCTCGGGGATGTCGTTCACCACCAACGAATAGGTGAAGAGAAAGGTGCGGGCCGCCGTGTCTTCCTGCTGCTGGGCCTGCTTGGCGGCGCAGCCGAGCAGCGACACGGCGAGCCACAAGGCGACAGCAGGAATCGAACGGCGCGGATGCATTCTCGCCTCCCTCGACAGTGGGAAACCCGTGGGTGCGTGGCGGCTCAGATCTTCACCTTGCTCCATGTCCCGTTCTCTTCCTTCCAGTTGTAACGCGGCTTGCCGGCCTGCTTGTGGATGGCGACCTCGGTGGTTTCGATGCCCTTTTCGCCTTGCTTCATGAAGAAGTCGAGATCGTAGACCGTGCCGTCCGTTGCCTTCATATCCGTGCAGGCGAAATAGACGCCGTTCCCCAGGGACGCCAGACGCTCCTTGTGCACCTGGACCAGCGTCAGCTGCAGGACCCCCTTCGTCTGCGGATCGAGGATGAGGAAGGCACCACCCTTCAGCTTCGCATCGTTCTGGATGTAGGCGGTGATCGCCTCGGCCAAGGTGTCCAGGGTCATTTCCGTCTTTGGGTGCTCCTGCGCCGACTTCGGGTGTTCCGGGTGCTCCTGTGCCAGCGCGCTGGTGCCAAGAGCCAGGAGTAGAACAAGCAGAGCGAGAATGGGGCGTCGCATGAGTTCCCTCCACGACAGGATCGGGTGTGGAATCGGAACCGCCTCGAGGCATCGATCCTAACACCCGGGACGCGGGGGAAGCACGGGCGCAGTGGGGAGCCGCCGGGCGGGGTCGTTGCTCTGGGCTGGCGCTCCGCATGGGTGCTCTAGGGGACGACGCGAATTTGGAATCAGGGGGTCCCCGAGCGGTGGGGACGACGCGGCGACGCCGCCGCCGGCCCGAGAACCTGGGACAACAGTGCTCGCCAGGCGGCGCGCTCGCGGGCCGGGCTGAAGCGCGGCGCCAGCCGTCGCAGTCGACGGCGGAGGTCGGCCCTGAACGCAGCATCACTCTCTAGGCGCTGCAGCAAGGTGGCGAGGCCGTCGGTGTCGCCCACCTCGAAATAACCCGGGTAGTCGTACCCCAGGAGGCCGAGACTGCCGGGGATCCGCGAGGCGAGCACGGGGACGTGGGCCACCGCGGCCTCGGAGAGCACATTCGCCCCGCCTTCCAGGCGCGAACTGAGAACGAGGCCCTGGCTTCTCGCCAGCAGTCGAAGCGCCGATGCATGGGACAAGTCACCGAGCCAGCGATAGCGCCGGTTGCGCTGCATTTCCCGGCGCGCCCGGCGAGCGAACGAGTCCGTGAGCGCCCGCCCGGCGTGGACGATGCGAAGCCGCGACTCCGACGGCAAGCGCCGCGCCGCCAGCGCCGCCCGTAACGGGTCCTTCACCGCCCGCATGTGTCCGAGCACCGCGACATCGAAACGGCCATCGGCGCCAGCCCGCCGCCGGCGCCGAGGAGCTTGTGCCGATTGCAGGATCACGTGGACTTTTCTTCGGACCCCTTGGGGGAGGCTCTCGAGGCCGAGCGGTTGGAGGAGGACGAGGGCCGAGGAGCGGCGCAACACTTCCTGGGCACGAGCGGACCGTCGCAGATCCCGGTACAGATCGGTGCCCGTGAGGGCGGTCACGAAGGGGCGGCCGCTGCGGGCGAAACGGAGCGCCGCCGCGGCGGTCTTGCTGGCATGAAGGGCGATCAGAAGGTCACCGCTCAGGTCACCGGAGCTTCCCGCGCGGGAGCGCCGGGAGTTCTGGCGGGAAACGATGCGGACGCGATGACCGAGCTCGCGCAGCCGCTGGGCCCAGCGGGCTACGGTGACGCCGTTGCCATTGTGTGCGGCCGGCAAAGAGGGCGTGACCATTGTAATCTGCAGCACGATCGGGAAGGATACCGGCATCGGCTCGCGGCCGCTACTCCCAAGATGGAACAGGGTCTGGAGCCGCGCGAGAAGCCGAGAGTCGGCGAGGAGAACGAAGTGACGACCACGAGCCGGCGAGGCTCCAACAGGCGAGAGGGTCCGGACACCGGCCTGACCGTCGAGTCGATCGAGCGCGATTTGCAGGAGGCGCGCCAGCGCACGCTGGATCTGGTCGAGGACTTGAGCGACGAGCAGCTCCTCGGCCCGCGTCTCGCGATCGTGAACCCGATGCTCTGGGAGATCGGGCACCTGGCCTGGTTCCAGTCGCACTGGGTCCTACGGCACCTGCGCGGGCTCGCGCTCTCCCGCCCCGACGCCGACGCCCTCTACGACTCCTTCAAGGTAGCGCACGACATACGTTGGGATTTGCCGCTCCCGACCCGCGCCGAAACGCTGCGCTACATGGGGACCGAGCTGGAGCGCGCTCTCGAAGCGCTCCATGCCGAGCCCCTGAACGCGAAGTCCGCCTACTTCCACCGTCTCGTCCTCTACCACGAGGACATGCACGACGAAGCCTTCACCTACACACGACAGACCCTCGGCTACCCAGCGCCCCGGTTCACGTCGCCGGCGCCGCTCCCGGCCGCCGCGCCGGCCGCGGCAGCCGGTGCGGTGGAAGTCCCGGGCGGCACCTTCACTCTCGGGGCAGCGCCCGGGACACCCTTCGTCTTCGACAACGAGAAGTGGGGACACCCGGTGCAGCTGCAGCCGTTCAAGATCGCGCGGACGGCGGTGAGCGAAGGCGAGTTCGCCGCCTTCGTCGATGCAGGCGGCTACGAGCGGCGCGAGTTCTGGGAGGAAGAAGGCTGGGCCTGGCGCGAAGCCGCGGCGGCGGCGCATCCGGTGTACTGGCGGCGCACGGCGGGTGGCTGGGAACGGCGCCTCTTCGACCGCTGGCAGCCGCTCGCGCCGGAGCAGGCCATCATCCACGTGAACTGGTACGAAGCCTCGGCGTACTGCCGCTGGGCGAAGAAACGCCTGCCGACCGAAGCAGAGTGGGAGGCAGCCGCGTCGGGGAGTCGAGGCGCCGGAGTGCTCGCGGCCGCGAAGCGCCCGCACCCCTGGGGCGAGGCAAATCCGACGCCGGAACACGCCAATCTCGATGGTGCTCGCCGCGGCGTCATCGCCGCCGACGCTTTGCCCCTCGGCGACAGTGCTTTCGGCTGCCGGCAAATGTGGGGGAACGTTTGGGAATGGACCTCCACTCCCTTCGCTCCCTACCCGGGTTTTGTCGAGGATCCCTACAAGGAGTACTCGGCGCCCTGGTTCGACGGCAAGCACATGGTGCTCCGGGGCGGCTGCTGGGCGACGCGCGCCCGGCTGCTGCGCGATACCTGGCGCAACTTCTACACCCGCGACCGTCGCGACGTCTTCGCTGGCTTCAGAACCGCCGAGTCGCTCGAGTGAGCCACCTGCGCCGGGTGCCAACGAAAGTCTGTTTCAGCTCGCCGTCGCCGTCGTCGCTTTGTGTTCCTGGATGAGTCGATCGACGACATCGGGATCCGCGAGGGTGCTCGTGTCCCCCATGCCGTCGTACTGCCCGGCTGCGATCTGGCGCAGGATGCGGCGCATGATCTTGCCGCTCCGGGTCTTGGGGAGGCCGCTGGCGATGTGCACCACGTCCGGGGAAGCGAAGGCGCCGATGGCGTGGCGCACTTGCTCCTTCAGCGCCCCTTGGAGTTGCTCGGGTTCGCGGTCGTCGTAGCCCGCCGCCAGCAGCACGTAGGCGTAGATGCCCTGGCCCTTGATCGCGTGGGGAAAGCCGACGACGGCGGCCTCGGCCACGGCGTCGTGGGCCACGAGAGCGCTCTCGATCTCTGCGCTCCCCAGACGGTGACCGGCGACGTTGAGCACGTCGTCGATGCGCCCGGTGATCCAGTAGAAGCCGTCTTCGTCGCGCCGGCAGCCGTCGCCGGTGAAGTAGATGCCTTTGAAGCGCGAGAAGTACTGCTCCTTGAAACGCTGATGATCCCCCCACACCGTGCGCGCCTGGCCGGGCCAGGGCGAGCCCAGGCAGAGGGCGCCGGAAACGCCGTTCCCTTCCAGTACCCGGCCGTCGTTGGGATCGACGACGAGCGGCTGGACGCCGAAGAAGGGCAAGGTCGCCGAGCCCGGTTTCGTTGGCGTCACGCCCGGGAGCGGGGTGATCGCGATGCCGCCGGTTTCCGTCTGCCACCAGGTGTCCACCACGGCGCAGCGCCCCTCGCCGACGACGTCGTGGTACCAGCGCCAGATCTCGGGATTGATCGGTTCACCCACCGTGCCCAGGATGCGCAAACTCTTGCGTTGGTAACGCTGCACCCACTCGTCCCCGGCCTGCGCGATGGCCCGGAGCGCAGTCGGTGCGGTGTAGAAGATCTGGATGCCGAGATCGTCGACCATGCGCCAGTAGCGACCCGGATCGGGGTGGGTGGGCACGGATTCGAACATCACCGTGGTGCCGCCGTTGGCGAGCGGCCCGTAGACGATGTAGCTGTGTCCAGTGATCCAGCCGACATCGGCGGCGCAGCAGTAGATGTCGCCCGGGTGGTAGTCGAACACCAGCCGGTGGCTGAGCGCGGCGTACACCAGGTAGCCGCCGGTGGTGTGCAGGAGGCCCTTGGGTTTGCCAGTGCTCCCCGAGGTGTAAAGGATGAAGAGCGGATCCTCAGCGTCCATCCAGGCGACCGTGCAGGTGGAGCGCTGCTTCTGCATCTCCTCGTCCAGCCAGAAGTCGCGCCCTGCCTGCATCGGCACCGCGTGCTCGGTGCGCCGGGCGACGAGAACGGTCTCTACCGACGCCATGCCCTCGATGGCGCGGTCGGCGATGGCCTTGAGCGGGATCCGGCGGCCGCCGCGCAGGCCCTCGTTGGCCGTGAGCAGCACCCGGCAGTTAGCGTCGACAATGCGATCGCGGAGGGATTCGGCGCTGAAGCCGCCGAAGACCACGGAGTGCACCGCGCCGATGCGGGCGCAGGCGAGCATGGCGTACACCGTTTCCGGGATCATGGGCATGTAGATGCAAACCCGGTCTCCCTTGCGCACGCCGTGGACGCGGAGGACGTTGGCCAAGCGACAGACGTTGTGCTTGAGGTCGCGGTAGGTGATGTGCTGGTAGACGCCCGGTTCGTCGGCGGCCCAGATGAGGGCGGTGCGGTCGGCGTGCGTTTCCATGTGGCGGTCCACGCAGTTGAAGCAGGCGTTCAGGCGCCCTCCCGAAAACCAGGCGAAATCGATCTCTTCCAGATCGGCGTCGAAGACCTTGTGCCAAGGGTGGAACCAATCGAGCGTCTTGGCCTGTTCGCTCCAGAACCACTCCGGACTGTCGATGGAAAGACGGTAGAGCCGCTTGTACTCCTCCATGGACTGGAGGTGGGCGCGGTCGCGTATATGCCGCTTCACATCGTAGATGTCCTGGCTCACGTGGACCTCCGGGTGGCCGGATGGGACCGGCGGAAGAGGCGGAAGTCTAAACCGGACCGCGCGGTGCAGTCCACCGGGGGCTCAGACGCTGCCGCTGTCCTGACGCCGGCACGGAATTCGCTGCGACCGAGACACCGCCGATTCGAGGGAAGGGAGCACCATGTGCACCATTCTGGGAAGGCGTCGGGGAATCGGGGAACGCACACCTCTTCGCCTGTCCACCTTCGCCGGTCTCCTGGCATCGTCCCTGTCGCTCGCTGCAACGCCAGCCGCCGATCATTCCGTGGACCAAAGCACGCGTCATGCCGAGGCGGAGCGGCCGCGGCATCCATACATGCCCGGTCCGGGCACGCCGCCACCAGAATACCGGCCGCAGCTCGCGGCGCCTTCTGTGGGACCCTATGTCAGCATCCAGGCGAACACGGACGCCTGCGGCCTCAATATCCCTGGCGACGCCGCCAACGAGCCGT
This genomic interval carries:
- a CDS encoding Ig-like domain-containing protein, producing MFLPCTLLGARAWGAGDATGGSRSIEANETIIFSVTGDIPYSNSEVTVFQEQVDEHNLFSPSELLFHVGDIKSGSESCSESRYRTVADILKSSDVPAYIVPGDNETTDCSSPSTGMTYWNRYFLDLELNWPCSSSTSRQSGRRENFAFVKKGILFVGINLVGGSNSSTIMQNDASWVSQQLQQQVANVRGAVIVAQAGPGGNRSTFFTPFVSAAKTFAKPILFIHGDGHSWIKDKPFSASNVTRVQVEAGGNEIPVQVTAPLSLTDFVFLRNPWDSHSSPVSRPPCTSGPPPTLTISDASVDEGNAGTVNAVFTVTLANPSGTSVSVNYATANGSAQSSQDYTSTSGSLSFSGSTTSRTVSVVIQGDTVDETDETFFVNLSSPSNATLADGQGLGTIRDDDGGSTPPGSTVVLTPVADAHILVGSTSNFGSATELRVKADASIYHAYLKFQISGVGAVQAAHLRLFVTDATSVAGTVHSVSNNYEGTSTAWQESGLNGSNAPSITAPALASLGSTATGTWIEFDVSAAIAGNGTYSLALQSPATDSGYYSSKEGTNPPQLVLDLQSSTPSNSPPVASNDSYTVVEDNVLSVTAPGVLGDDNDPDGDPLTAVVVTSPAHGSLSLQGNGAFTYTPQANYNGSDAFTYEARDGRGGTDQANVALTVTSQPDAPVAAGESYTVQSGGSLDIPAPGVLGNDSDADGDALTAVLGANVAHGSLLLRSDGSFTYSPSAGFSGSDQFTYRARDASLQSVETTVALSVSGSGSGSGPVTFRDVQTGGSIALATVSTTGTVSGVAGDLFLACIGTKPSRSVTGVSGLGLSWSLVRAQCGGRGQTGIEIWMARGTPNPSSVTATFASSPQGATIAVARYAGSNASSPIGNVVSGNTNGVGAACSNGIDTPSYSFPASTQTGMTLFGAISCRDHAHTPGSGWTERAEFHHGASGSVAGVAVVDRQAAASSQTFDGTFDGTTDWSAIAVEIRGAGPAAKTATTEGAEVTTFTRLERIMPNPAGQFATLAFELSAGGPVEIAVFNVRGQRLRTLAQDVHPAGRYQVRWDLQDAAGQRVPAGVYFIQAHLGSRLLQQKLVVQR
- a CDS encoding STAS domain-containing protein, whose amino-acid sequence is MGLDVERLGDVVVVIPEGMLKGGKETEDLRNALRKLVDDGEKKILLDLARTSYMSSMPFGVLASVHRSAVSSDVQFCLCSVNERIQKVWSSILNLVKPPLELYETRAEALHALSRR
- a CDS encoding transglutaminase domain-containing protein, which codes for MHPRRSIPAVALWLAVSLLGCAAKQAQQQEDTAARTFLFTYSLVVNDIPEGAHTLSLWVPVPRTDRHQEVLDLQVTCPLEYQITQEKHYGNRVLHLSAKAPLPRTLELQFAARVARQAYNVLSDKHAGADPRPPEADDLQANALVPIDGIIASLASQVTRDATTPIDKARAIYDYVTTTMTYDKSGQGWGRGDALYACDARKGNCTDFHSLIIGLARASGIPARFVMGFPLPEDKTSGEIPGYHCWAEMYVEGIGWLPVDSSEASKHPEKREAFFGGLDANRVEFTRGRDLQLEPPAATRLNFFVYPYVEVDGTQHEQVQRSFSFSELKT
- the senB gene encoding selenoneine biosynthesis selenosugar synthase SenB, which encodes MPVSFPIVLQITMVTPSLPAAHNGNGVTVARWAQRLRELGHRVRIVSRQNSRRSRAGSSGDLSGDLLIALHASKTAAAALRFARSGRPFVTALTGTDLYRDLRRSARAQEVLRRSSALVLLQPLGLESLPQGVRRKVHVILQSAQAPRRRRRAGADGRFDVAVLGHMRAVKDPLRAALAARRLPSESRLRIVHAGRALTDSFARRARREMQRNRRYRWLGDLSHASALRLLARSQGLVLSSRLEGGANVLSEAAVAHVPVLASRIPGSLGLLGYDYPGYFEVGDTDGLATLLQRLESDAAFRADLRRRLRRLAPRFSPARERAAWRALLSQVLGPAAASPRRPHRSGTP
- a CDS encoding TonB-dependent receptor → MVLALLLLAAARLPRLGAQETPAQGTLPKDLSELSLEELMEIEVTSVSRREEPLFEAAAAIYVLTAEDLRRSGATSVAEALRLVPGLQVARTNASQWAITARGFNGVFANMLLALIDGRSIYTPLFGGIYWDVQDVPLEDIDRIEIIRGPGATLWGANAVNGVINIRTKSAAQIQGWSVGAGGGTEELFMGNARYSGRIATGLHAKAWVQYHEHDDFVEPDGQDAADGWDLGHGGFGLDWALGATHLLSFQGEIYAGDMGNTMTLATPSPPFVATTESTTEVGGGHFLGRWVQAQSPRSRTTLQGTFDRTERRGPLLDEERNTLDFDFEHELGVASRQQLVWGLGYRLTRDDIGNNFVFSLQPPQRSDDLFSAFLQDEIALVPQRLRLTLGSKFEHNEYTGFEVQPSVRLLATPDSQLTAWGAVSRAVRTPTRVESDVRLVVGAFQDTTLHLIALTGNPELESDELLAWEAGFRLLPVPWFFLDTAAFYNDYDQLVTVEPESPRSEGTPPPAHVLHPLRFANLGSARTWGVEVVAHWQATERVRFHAGYTRLEVDIDRDPSSLDRSSDAAEANDPEHQFQVRLQLDLPQRLDLDAAVYYVSELPGVEALRLPAVPAYTRLDLRLEWRAAPQVQLCVTGQNLLEPKHPEFRGIITSSRATEVQRGVYAKASWRY